The DNA sequence tttcatacaATGAATAATCCCTACTAAAATCAGAACTCAACTAGTAGATTCTCTTTCACTTATCCAGCCGACCAACTTCCATTGTTGCAATCTTCGGATTTCCTGCTGAGATCCCAAGTCTCCAAGTGGGCCCTCTTGGCCATCCGTGACCTTGGCTTTTTAGAGAATCCCTCTCCTGTGTCGTGGGACTTGTAGCTCGGCAGTCCACCGAGTGGGTTCTATATCCTTCCAATTTTGAGTGTCTTCTTAGATAGTTATAGCAGCCCAGAGGGGTCCCCTGAACATAATCTTTTCAAGCCTGTGGCCGTTTAGTCCATAGTACATTAGATGGTCGGTGCAAGGCCAGAAATTTGAATACATTGATTCCGCTCGTTTCCCTCCTCTTCACGTACTGTCCCTCAAATCCCTCAAATCCCTCAGAACCTCAACAATAACAAAGCTAGGAAAGacttcatctttcatttttaaaataatacgagagagaaaatttgaatatatctACAACCAATTCGATATttatcaagaaaaaaagacaaaaaaatagaaaaaaaaaatttatacttgACAAGCTGACCTACGAGAGTATGTTAAAGGTTCGAATCTCCACTATGGTAATGTAAAGTTATTCGATAAAGACTAAATCATGATTCGTAAATCGGATTGGATCATAATAAACGAGTTTTTAGAGTCGTTGAGAAGTCTACTTATTAATTTTGGTGGGATGAACATATGAATAGATATGAATGTGTTTAGTCATTGTTTTATGCTATCAATATCAACCTAAGTAAGTCGGCACGGCGCCATCCCAttcaaaaccttcttctttctACTTCTTCATAATCTTAACTCTTAATCTCCCAATCAATTCCTTcactttcctttcttttttcccttctagAGCATTGTATTCCCCATATTATCGACACTTCTATACCTCACGTGTCGGTCCAAGTATATATTCTCGAGCGTCAATTGATGTTTTTAAGAGACTATTAGGTAATATTTCAATCTCGTTcaatatttcttgtttttcatatattttgatgTAAGACCAGATTAACTATTCTCAACCATTGATTGGAATATTTGAGAGCGACTAGTCAACATTGTGTTCTTGTTttatattctttgttttgtttagtttAACGTGagttctcacaatccatctctcttgggggctagcgtcctcgttgacactctgcttgatgtttgactctgatattatttgtaatagctcaaacctaccgctagtagatattgtccgctttagtccattacgtatcgtcatcagtcttatgattttaaaacgcgtttattaagaagagatttctacatcttacaaggaatgtttcgtttctctcttcaaccaaCATATGATCTAACagaattgtttttaaattgcATGTAGTTGGAGTGAGTTttccattttataatttgaatcaaatcttgtttttatggaatattttatttattgtattattgaaagataaattttcaaattatcaaaatatatattcaaattgagtcgtaaattttaattaaatgatctAAACGTCGGTGatgtctaaattttttataaaaattctatattagaaaaataagaaatatatattttttattattaatatctaattacatatttaaattttattattatttagttgtGTTGGGGGGATTTAAACATGTcacctaaaattaaatataaaatataaatatattatctaatttttatatatgtttatttttgtctttttttttttttcaaaattattcttgTCGTCAAGTGTAATGATCAAGTATTGTATAATTGGGACAATTCATTATTGGACCTAATTTTATGCTTCTTAATACGAATTAAATCCTTACAAATTAAAATCGTGTTTAATGTCGATTTGAAAGTCATATGGTCTCTTAGTTAATGTCGTAAATTATCGCGggtcctcttttttttttttttttttttNTAAATGACTGGTGGgacttaattttcataaattcttCTTGAGCTCGACTATCTAATCCGAGTAGGATCAGATGTATAAGACTTTCTCTGCATATGATCCACACACATGTACGTGGACCACTAGATAGTCTTGTTAACGTGCCTCCTAAGTTTGAATATGGGCTAGTGCACCGTCACGAGAAATGAGTTGTttacttataaaattaaataaatatatgtatatataattgtatcgTTAGTAAATggatatactttttaaattgataataaatttagattggTCAATTGAAACTCAAGAACTAACTCAACCTATAAAATTTTCGTTCATTCGAATTCAATCCAACTTAAATAAGTtgataatttaacctaaactATACAAATTGAGTTGGATTGATCGAGTTTTTCGAGTTTTCGAGCActttctttctccatttctctGTTTTCCCCATGTTGGACGAAAAgccccacatcggttaatttagggaatgatcattggtttataatcaatgaatactatctccattggtgagatcttttgggaaagcccgaagcaaagtcatgagagcttatactcaaagtggacaatatcataccattgtggagatcaaATCAGTGATTCCTACCTCAATagaatatcgtaccattgtggagatcaaATCAGTGATTCCTACCTCAATagaatatcgtaccattgtggagatcagTGATTCCTTCCagccatatcaatagaatatcgtaccattgtggagatcagTGATTCCTACCAGCCAcatcaatagaatcctcaaatgtcgaacaaaagtaTTGTGAGCTTCAAAAAAAGgggtcgagcctcgattaaggggtatgcgctttggcccgttacgtatcgtcgtcagcctcatagttttaaaacacgtctactatggagaagATCTAGCCCTACTCTGACTAGTGCCTCACACCGTAAGGTGTGtaactctgatatcatttgtaatagtccaagcccaccgctagaagatCGTCTGCTTTAGCCTGTtatatatcgtcgtcagcATGTTACATATCTTGTTCAATATGCCCGTCTTACTAATTTGCTCATTCCTCTCGAGCTCCATACTAATATGAAAAAGAGTCGAAGCAattgactttcttttttaatttcttgaaacTCGAACTTCTGATGTTTTAGCTAAAAGTAAAACACAAATATAGTTTAAAGCAAATTAGATAAACACATTTCATTTAGCTTATAATTTAACATCTCATGttcatacaaaattatttcaaatacaagaacttttcattatatatttacAACCCATTCATCGATattaccaaaacaaaaaaaataagactcatatttgaaaactaaattgaGCTGGACATGTTATGTGGCATCAAAATGATCATATATAAGATCATTTCAAGACTATgatcttttctctcttttttttttttttttttttttttttttttttttttttgggtaaatATATGGACACCGAACACAAAGTAAAAGGAAATGTTTTCGAGTCGAAAAGAGGTATTGTCGTGTCGATAATTTTCAGCATCCGCTTCCAGTAGTAACATATTGATTCAGTGCAGATAACCATGATCGTCTTCCTTCCGAAGCTGTTCGTCGGAAACCTGATCTCGAACACCTGGCAATATTATTGTTCCTCATGTTTCTGTCAACATTGCAGGGAACCAAAGAAGAGCTACCTTCAGGATCTCCCATACAGAGATTGGGGTTGAGTTTCATTGAAGGAAACCTCTGACAGCTGAGGGATCGAAACGATGCTCCGAGCGGGGAAATTCGGGAGCAAGTGAACTCGGGCTTGCATAACGGGGTGGTTAATGTAGCAGGTTCTGGTGCCTCACCAGAACAAGTGCAAAATGATAGAGATAAACTAGTTCTGGCAATCTCTTTGGCAATCGGTTTCGTTTGGGGAAGTTTGACAAAGGAAACTATACCGTTTCGGCACAGTGGACACGCGATCGAACCGGGAGGACCGTGAGAAACTGAGGATGTGCAGTTTGTAGAACAGAGGTAAAGTGCACAGCTTGTGCAGAACTCATGATCACAACCTGAACCGTTCAAGATCATGAGCGTTAACTTAACGAATTATAAGGCGCTAAAACCGTACGCAAGTCTTCTCGAATCAAATTTACCTCGTGCAGCAACCGTGCATTCCCTCTCCAAACACACAACACATGGATCTTGGCATGTAAGTAAAGCATCACAGCTTCTCCATCCACATTCTCTGAAAAAAAATCGAAGGGGTTTCTCGAGTTAGTAATCATACAGCTTTCTAACAATCCTATCGGTCACGCACGACTCACCTAGCAATTCTAACAATGCTCATAAGGGGAAGAGTTAGATATGGTGAAGGGGCGAGGTTTGTCGCTGCCGCTTCAGGCTCTTGGCTAAGAACTTCCTCGAGCCAGTCTCGATGCCACGAACGAGCAACCATCAATGGAGTCCATCTTCAATAAGATAAAAGTAACATAGGATGATCTGACAACCTCAAGTTTATTGGGTAAGACAATAGAACTATATGATGCTCAggaatttagaaaaaaaatattgttttatttatgatctTCATTGTTTTATCTAGCCTAGATTCTACTACCGAGACAGCGTTTGAGGCGCGTTTATTTATCAATAACGGGAATGACaagaattgaaatgaaaatcaatCGGAGAAAATGATGGCTATGAGATGGATAGACCATGTAacagcccaccgctagcagatattgtcctctttggactttctctacCTGATTTTCCCTCAATNtcccaccgctagcagatattgtcctctttggactttctctacCTGATTTTccctcaatattttaaaaaacgcatctgttagggagaggtttccacactcttataaagggtgttttgttctcctccccaactgatgtgaaatctcacaatccacccccctcggGCCCCAATGTCCTTGCAAGCACATCGTCTcatgtccaccctccttcagggtttagcctcctcgctggcacatcgcccggtgtcgggctttgataccatttgtaacagctcaagcccaccactagccgatattgtcctctttgggctttcccttccgggttttccctcaaggttttaaaacgcgttggatagggaaaagtttccacatctttataaaaaatgtttcgttctcctctccaaccgatgtgggatctcacaggtCATGATAACAACAAATCCACCGTCCTTAAAAAGAGGTACATTTGCATACGAATACTTGAGAGAAGCATACCCATTTGCATTTTGAGCGGCAAGACTGGCTCCCCTAGCAATCAACATCTGAAACCAAAACATGCATGAACAATCAATTCAAGTTTGATGTAGAGAATTATGGGTCTGAATTTTGAAACGTTCTAATCGTTTTCATTTCGTCTTGAAATCGAGGGCTTACTTGACAGCATTGGGCGTTCCCACCGCATGCAGCGTAGTGAAGGGCTGTGCTTCCAGCACCTACATATGACGACATAATCATCCAAAGGGAATTAATATCCAACTTAAAGAAGAAAGCCTGAAGAACCAATCTTTTTCAGCTACAAACAGGCTAATCATAGCTAGCAGACTCtgttttgaaagaaaagggtGACCAATGAACATGTTTGAGAGCATATGATTGCCTTATAGGAAATTACATACCCAACTCCATAACATGATGTAATGACATTAAAATTCTACACGAAAAATTACGGTTTCAAACAATAATcatataacagcccaagcccaccactaacagatattatcctctctGAGGTTTCCCTACTAGGCTTcttttcaaggttttaaaacacgtctactaggaaaaggtttccatacccttataaggaatgtttagttcttctctccaaccaatgtgggatctcacaatccaccccccttggggcccagcgtcctcgctagcacactgaCCTGTGTCTctctctaataccatttgtaaccgcccaagcccaatgctagtagatattgtcctctttgggatttccttTCTAGGTTtcacctcaaggttttaaaatgtgtctactagggaaggaatgcttcattcttctctccaaccaatgtgggatctctcaGTCCACCCCTTTCCCCTTGGGGGCACAGCGTCCccattggcacaccgtcctgttctctttgggctttcccttctaggcttcccctcaaggttttaaaacgtgtctactagggagaggtttccacacccttataaggaatgtttcgttctcctctccaaccaatgtgcgatctcacaatccacccctcttgggggctCCGCGTGcccgctggcacactgctctgtgtctgactctgatactatttgtaacagccgaaGCCCATCGCTGgcagatgttgtcctctttggactttctcttctgggcttcccttcaaggttttaaaatgcgtctactagagagagattttcatacctttataagaaatgttttgttcttctctccaaccaatgtgggatctcacaatccacctccttggggGCTCAGCGACCCTGCTGGCATACTGCcctgtgtctggctctgataccatttgtaatagcccaagctcaccgctagcagatattgtcctctttaggcttcccctcaagattttaaaacgcgactactagggagaggtttccacactcctataaggaatgtttcgttctcctctcgagccaacgtgagatctcacaaatcaattaaatttaaaacgtAAAACTTGATGCAAACATGTTACAGAGCAGTCCAACTTTTGTGTTTAGGATCTTCTCTGCATCAGCGCTCTACTAGAAC is a window from the Cucurbita pepo subsp. pepo cultivar mu-cu-16 chromosome LG07, ASM280686v2, whole genome shotgun sequence genome containing:
- the LOC111798668 gene encoding E3 ubiquitin-protein ligase XBAT32-like, which gives rise to MKFLSLVGNSFGCSASGERLVSAARDGDLQEAKALLEYNPRLARYSTFGVRNSPLHYSAAHGHHEIVALLLESGVDINLRNYRGQTALMQACQHGHWEVVLTLILFKANIHRADYLNGGTALHLAALNGHSRCIRLLLSDYVPSTPKFWDMLSSSSNDEETVSKFDFSGLKEVVNRTADGGITALHMAALNGHVDSLKLLLDLGASASQDTVEDGTTIDLIGAGSTALHYAACGGNAQCCQMLIARGASLAAQNANGWTPLMVARSWHRDWLEEVLSQEPEAAATNLAPSPYLTLPLMSIVRIARECGWRSCDALLTCQDPCVVCLERECTVAARGCDHEFCTSCALYLCSTNCTSSVSHGPPGSIACPLCRNGIVSFVKLPQTKPIAKEIARTSLSLSFCTCSGEAPEPATLTTPLCKPEFTCSRISPLGASFRSLSCQRFPSMKLNPNLCMGDPEGSSSLVPCNVDRNMRNNNIARCSRSGFRRTASEGRRSWLSALNQYVTTGSGC